GACCGCGGTAAAACGGATCGCGGATCTCGTCGGAGCTGGCTTGTGCGGCGGATTTTATACGGAGGAAATGCGCGCGGACGGGGAAAGGACCGGGTTCAAATGCGTCGCCTTGGACGGCCGGGAGGCCGTTATCGCACACATCGAAGAAAAAAGTCCGCTGCGGATCGGACGGTACGGGGTCCGTACGGATCGAGGCGGTCGGTCTTGATGCGCTCGAACGCGCGATCGCGGCCGCTCCCGTCGTCGTGGTTGACGAGATCGGCTTCATCCAGCAGGATCGGAGCGTTTTCGCGATACACTCCGCCGGATGCTGCTGGAGCCGGGCATTGTCGTCGGAACCGTTTATGCCGATGAGCAGGCCGACTTCGCGTGGGTGAGAAGCGCTCCGGGCGTCACCCTGTTTACGCTCACGGAGGAGAACCGGGACCGGGTGCCGGGCATTATCGCGGGTAACGTGCAGGCATTGCTATTGGCTCAGGGGCAGCAGGAAAAGGGTTAGACGGGAATGCGCCGCCGGCGCGCAATGCGGCGTTATGGATGTGGCTGACCGACGTCATTGAACCGCGATGACGCGGCGGCCGGCGCGCGATGCGGCGTATGGGTGCGGCTGGCTGCCGTTATTGGACCGCGATGACGTGGCGG
This genomic window from Paenibacillus humicola contains:
- a CDS encoding nucleoside-triphosphatase; this translates as MANVFLLTSKPRMGKSTAVKRIADLVGAGLCGGFYTEEMRADGERTGFKCVALDGREAVIAHIEEKSPLRIGRYGVRTDRGGRS